CGCAGGCCGTCGCGGATCGCCTCGGCGACGGCCACAGCCTCTTCGTTGTCGCCATGCACGCAGATGCTCTGCGGATTGACCGGAATGCGCTTGCCGGTAATCGAGATCAGCGCCCGTTCCTCGACCATGCGCATGACATGAGCAAGGCTCGCCTCGGCACCGTGGACCATCGCGCCCGGCTGGCTGCGCGGCACGAGATTGCCATCGTCGAGATAGGCGCGGTCGGCAAAAATTTCCTCGACGATCGTCAGCCCGAGCGCCTGTCCGGCCAAAGCCATCTGCGAGGCGGCCGGCGCCAGCAGGATCAGCGAGGGATCGAGCCGATGCACGGCGCGCGCGACAGCATCGGCGACCTTGCGGTCGGCGCTGGCGATATTGGACAGCGCGCCATGCGGCTTGACGTGGGTCACGCGCGTCCCCTGCGCCCGCGCGCAGGCATCGAGCGCACCGATCTGGTAAATCAGCATGGCTTCGAGCTCGGGTGCCGGAATGTCCATGCGCCGCCGCCCGAAGCCCTGCAAATCGGGGAAGGACGGATGCGCGCCGATGCTGACGCCATTTTCCCGGGCGCGCGTCACCGTCTTGATCATCACCAGCGGATCGCCGGCGTGATAGCCGCAGGCGACGTTGGCCGAATTGACCGTGCGCAGCATCGCGTCGTCGCCGGCCATTTCCCAGGCGCCGAAACTCTCGCCCAGGTCCGAATTGAGGTTCAACTTGATTGTCATTGCCATCTCCTCGCCGGGAAAATGCGGCGGCGGCCACTCGGCGACCGCCGCCATGGAACAGGAATTACCGGATGTCGCCGACCCACGCCTGCCAGCGCGCCGCCAGTTCCGTCCGCGCCGCCGCAGCCTGCACCGCATCGACGGCGATGAAGCGGATTGCCTCGCCCGGCCGCAACTGCGCGAGCCGCGGCAGATCGGCCGAAATCACCGTGGCGATTTTCGGATAACCACCGACGGTCTGGCAGTCGGCCAGGAGGATGATCGGCTGGCCGTTGGCCGGCACCTGGATCACGCCCGGCGTGACGCCATCGGAGACGATATCGGCGGCCGCCGCACTGCGATGCACCAGCGCCGTTCCTTCCAGACGCAGGCCCATGCGGTCGCTTTGCGGCGTAACGCGATACTCGCCGGCAAGAAAATCCTCAAGTGCCGCCGGCGTGAAATGATCGTCCTGCGGCCCGAGCACGACGCGAACCGGCCCCGCGTCGACCGACCAGGGCACGGCAGCGCGTTCCGGCCCGGAAGCCAGCTCGCACGGAATCTGCAGGCCGAAATTGATCGCCGCGCCGATCTCGGCACGCAGGTAGGTTGAGCGGCTGCCGAGTTGCACCGGCGTCGCAAAACCGCCCGAGACCGCGAGATACGCCGTCCCGCCCGGCTGGAAGCCAACCTGCAGCTCCTCGCCGGTTTCGAGCGCCACGCTCTGCCAGGGCAGCACTTCCGTCTCGTCGCCCTCGGCGCTGACGCGCGTCGCTGTCGCCGTACCGGCCAGGGCGAAACGCAACGGCCCGTTCAGCACGGCGAGCGACGGCCCGGCCGCACGGATTTCGATACAGGCGCAGTCGGCATCATTGCCGACGAGCGCATTGGCGCAGCGCGCCAGCCAGGGATCAAGACAGCCCGAGACGGCGATCCCCATGTGCCGATAACCGATGCGCCCCTGATCCTGAAGGCTGTTGGCGATGCCGGCGTTGACCACTTCGACAAGCCCGTTCATGGCCGCCCCTCCCGCACCAGCAGGCTGTCGCGCGCGATCTCGCCGCGCTGCGCCGCCGCTTCCATGGCATCGAACTCGGCCCGGTCGATCGCCCGCCACATCACCCGGTCACCCGACGCGAGCAGCGAGGGCGCCGCCTCGTCGGCGGCCGAGAACATTGGCATCGGCGTGCGCCCGAGCAGGCGCCAGCCGCCGGGACTTTCCCAGGGATAGACGGCACACATCGATCCGGCCACCGCCAGCGAACGCGCCGGCACCGCCTTGCGCGGCGAGGCGAGACGCGGCATCTCGAGTTCGGCCGGCAGCCCGCCCATGTAGGGAAAACCGGGCATGAAGCCGATCATATAGACCTCGAAACTGGTGCTCGTCATCTTCTCGATCACCGCCGCCGGCGTCAGACCCTTGGCCGCGGCCAACTCATTGAGGTCCGGCGCCAGATCGTCGTCGAAGCACACGGGAATGCACCAGCGACGGCCTTCGCGGCGCACCGCGCCGGCCGCCTGCGCCAGCGACACCAGCATGCGCCCGAGCGCCGCGCCGTCGCCGCGCGCCGGATCGTAATGCACGGTCAAGGAACGGTAGGTCGGCACGACATCGACGATTGCAGCACACTCGCCGCGTCCCCGCGCCGTTTCGAGCGCATCGAGCAGGCCGATGACGCGGGCGTGCAGCGCCGGGTCGATGCGGTCGCCGAACTCCACCGTCCACGCCGTATCGCCAAGCGGCAGCAGGCGCACGGCCATTTCCTGCGAAATCTCGCTTGTCATGAAGAAACTCACCCCTCCATGTGTTTCGGCAGCCAGCTGACGATCTCGGGAATGAAGTACATCAGCAGCACCATCACCACCATCAACACAAACAGCGGGAAGGCGTGCTTGGCGATGTAGCCGATATCCTTCTTGGTCATTCCCTGCAGCACGAACAGGTTGAAACCGACCGGCGGCGTCACCTGCGCCATTTCAACAACCAGCACGATGAAGATGCCGAACCAGATCAGGTCAATCTGCATCGCCTCGATCGTCGGCAGCAGCACGCCCATGGTCAGGACGACCATCGAGATGCCGTCGAGGAAGCAGCCGAGGACGGTGAAGAAGACAGTCAGCACGGCGATCAGCGCCAGCGGCGACAGATGCAGGCTGATGATCCATTCGGCCAGATGGCGAGGCAGCCCGATATACCCCATCGACAACGTCAGGAAGGCGGCACCGAAGAGGATCATGGCGATCATGCAGTAGAGGCGCGTCCCGCCCATCAGACTCTCGATGAAAGTCTTCCAGGTCAGATCACCTTGCACGCCGGCAATGATCAGGGAGCCGACGACACCGAGCGCGGCCGCTTCTGTGGCGGTGGCGATGCCGGTATAGATCGAGCCGAGCACGGCAACGATCAGTGAGACGACCGGGATCAGGTGACGCGATTCATAGACCTTCTGCATGAAGCTCAGCTGCTGGTCGGCCGGCGGCACCTTCTCGGGATTCATCAACGCCCAGACGATCGTGTAGCCCATGAACAGGCCGGCCAGGATGATGCCCGGCAGCACGCCGGCAATGAACAGCTTGGCGATCGAGACGTTGGCCATGACGCCATAGACGATCATGATGATCGACGGCGGGATCAACAGACCGAGCGTGCCGGCGCCGGCCAGCGTGCCGATCGAGATCGACTCGGGATAGCCGCGCTTCTTGAGTTCCGGCAGTGTCATCTTGCCGATCGTCGCACAGGTCGCCGCCGACGAACCCGACACCGCCGCGAAGATCGTGCAGCCGATGATGTTGGTATGAAGCAGCCGTCCCGGCAGGCGATCGAGCCAGGGCGCCAGCCCCTTGAACATGTCTTCCGAGAGTTTGGTACGGAAGAGTATCTCGCCCATCCAGATGAAGAGCGGCAATGCCGTCAGCGTCCACGAGGAGGCCGAGCCCCAGATGGTGATGACCATGCTGTCGCCGACCGGGCGGTTGGTGAACAGCGCCATGCCGATCCAGGCGACGCCGGTCAGGGTCAGACCTATCCAGACGCCGCTGCCGAGAATGGCGAACAACGCGAGGATGAGAAAAGCGGTAACGTAAAGTTCCATTGAAAGTATCCCCGTCGCTAAGGCTATTCGGTACGCGCCATTTCGCCGGATTCCTCGCGGACCTTGCGGCCGGCCAGGAGATCGACGAGTTCGGCGACGAAAGCGAGCGCCAGCACGGTCGTGCCGACGGCCATGCCGATCTGCGGAATCCACAGCGGCGTCGCGTCGAGACCGGTGGAGATGTCGTTGTAATTCAGCGATTGCTGCACCAGCTGGATCGAGTACCAGGCCAGCG
The uncultured Propionivibrio sp. DNA segment above includes these coding regions:
- a CDS encoding 5-oxoprolinase subunit PxpA, giving the protein MTIKLNLNSDLGESFGAWEMAGDDAMLRTVNSANVACGYHAGDPLVMIKTVTRARENGVSIGAHPSFPDLQGFGRRRMDIPAPELEAMLIYQIGALDACARAQGTRVTHVKPHGALSNIASADRKVADAVARAVHRLDPSLILLAPAASQMALAGQALGLTIVEEIFADRAYLDDGNLVPRSQPGAMVHGAEASLAHVMRMVEERALISITGKRIPVNPQSICVHGDNEEAVAVAEAIRDGLRRAGYSLVTIPELL
- a CDS encoding biotin-dependent carboxyltransferase family protein, whose translation is MNGLVEVVNAGIANSLQDQGRIGYRHMGIAVSGCLDPWLARCANALVGNDADCACIEIRAAGPSLAVLNGPLRFALAGTATATRVSAEGDETEVLPWQSVALETGEELQVGFQPGGTAYLAVSGGFATPVQLGSRSTYLRAEIGAAINFGLQIPCELASGPERAAVPWSVDAGPVRVVLGPQDDHFTPAALEDFLAGEYRVTPQSDRMGLRLEGTALVHRSAAAADIVSDGVTPGVIQVPANGQPIILLADCQTVGGYPKIATVISADLPRLAQLRPGEAIRFIAVDAVQAAAARTELAARWQAWVGDIR
- the pxpB gene encoding 5-oxoprolinase subunit PxpB, translating into MTSEISQEMAVRLLPLGDTAWTVEFGDRIDPALHARVIGLLDALETARGRGECAAIVDVVPTYRSLTVHYDPARGDGAALGRMLVSLAQAAGAVRREGRRWCIPVCFDDDLAPDLNELAAAKGLTPAAVIEKMTSTSFEVYMIGFMPGFPYMGGLPAELEMPRLASPRKAVPARSLAVAGSMCAVYPWESPGGWRLLGRTPMPMFSAADEAAPSLLASGDRVMWRAIDRAEFDAMEAAAQRGEIARDSLLVREGRP
- a CDS encoding TRAP transporter large permease subunit — translated: MELYVTAFLILALFAILGSGVWIGLTLTGVAWIGMALFTNRPVGDSMVITIWGSASSWTLTALPLFIWMGEILFRTKLSEDMFKGLAPWLDRLPGRLLHTNIIGCTIFAAVSGSSAATCATIGKMTLPELKKRGYPESISIGTLAGAGTLGLLIPPSIIMIVYGVMANVSIAKLFIAGVLPGIILAGLFMGYTIVWALMNPEKVPPADQQLSFMQKVYESRHLIPVVSLIVAVLGSIYTGIATATEAAALGVVGSLIIAGVQGDLTWKTFIESLMGGTRLYCMIAMILFGAAFLTLSMGYIGLPRHLAEWIISLHLSPLALIAVLTVFFTVLGCFLDGISMVVLTMGVLLPTIEAMQIDLIWFGIFIVLVVEMAQVTPPVGFNLFVLQGMTKKDIGYIAKHAFPLFVLMVVMVLLMYFIPEIVSWLPKHMEG